The Vigna angularis cultivar LongXiaoDou No.4 chromosome 6, ASM1680809v1, whole genome shotgun sequence genome contains the following window.
aaaatttttgttttgatatattttgattttaaaagtttaaaagtaatagatataagttttatattatgtaaaactttttttacattttaaactGCATTTTAATTTGCTTTtgcattatttatattatttaatactttccaaacttaaaaaacttattttaaaataccatttaacatataaaaaattgaagattaaattaaaaaattatatctatttacttttgaaatttgaaattaaaatttaaaacaaaaagtcGAATCCAATTTCAAATTGAAGTTTAACTCATAAAAGTTTCATCAGTTCTCTCAACATCTCCATAATTTTCTTATACATATccttttcattaataattaccAATATTCAAACATCGATTAACACTTTACCCACATTCGAAcgttatttacaatttttttttacttaatgctgattaaatttcttttttatttaatcaatgtTCCAAcgggttaattttttttttgatttcataataataataaaatatatttaaaaagttaaaagtttaatattttaaattaaaaaagagaattaaaaaactatttaaatttaattcatctttttaaaattaaaggtgATAAAACAGGTCATtccaattatttaaatttggtttaatATTGGTATGTCAAAAATAGACCAAGACTGGTCTGTAATGGATTGAATTTTGGCCTAACTGATTGagttacttgttttttttttcatcaaaagtttaatataacataaaaatgaGTTAATTTGTTTTACATCAAAATAGTTTAATGATCAGCTACGGGACTGATTCCAGATTGAAAGAGTTATGGGTTCAAATCTTAACCGAGTTATATCATACATCGACTGAATTATATTAAACTTTGGTCGAACGGTATTAAATTTCAGTTAAATTattggattttaattttttaatgaagtcACATACTAattcattataattaataattttgtcaTCTATTTAAAATCCATAATCGATTTGTAGTGGAAAATTTGTAtccaatataatatatatatatatatatatatatatatatatatatatatatatatatatatatatatatatatatatatatatatatatatatatattttaatgagaCCTCCACcattaataatatcattagTTTATTTGTATAGagaaaagttatattattaagttatattttttactcTATGAATTGAAaggtaattaattaaaaatttaatggtTATTTTACTAAACTGagcaaataatttattttctgacAAAGAGTTTATGATATTAATTGatgtaattaaatatatctGATGAATTGACTGCTAGTAATTAATACATATACTtagaaaagtaaatttaaaatatagacgTTAGACTATAAATACGTTGTAATTAAACTCAATGGCTTCACAGCTATGCATTTTGGTGTAGCAGTGGAGTAATATTGTGGCATTTTGATTATTATGAACACTGAGCAGATGAGGATGAAGTTGTTACCTTGCATGTTAGCCACGTGGAAGATGAAACGTTGATACCTGTTACTACTTTTAGGCTCCAATATCTGCTGTTCCACCTCTTCAAACACTCTTCAAACACTGTTTCTCTCTGCCACTCAAAATCACCATGGAATCCCTCaaactttctctctttcttcttcctcttctctttgcTTTCATAGCCTTTTCTAACTCAGTGCTCTCTGATGGTAAGTACCTTGTAACTCCAACCTTATAAATCGATATTTTATTGCATAAACGGTGTCTTTCATTTTATTCATGAAACTTAGTTATTAGAATGTTTTGTTTGATTAGATAAGGAGGACAGTGTGTTGAAGGGAATCAACAGCTACAGGCAGACAAAAAAGCTGACACCCCTGGTCGAAGTTTCGAAGGCGAAATGTTTGGCCGGTGAAGTTGcagaagaaatagagaaaaCAGCATGTGAAAACGTGAATCAATTCTACCCAACTGTTTCTGGTGGCGGCAACATCCCCAACTTGAGGAAGCACATTGAAAAATGTGACATCAACATCACTAGCACCACAGATGGAGTCATTCTCCCAGTTTGTGTCCGCAAATTGGAACCCACCATTGTGCTCTCTAATTACACTCATTCAGATCGTTATGCACAGTTTCTCAACAATTCTAAATACTCAGGAGCAGGCCTTGGTTCTGAGGATGATTGGATGGTCCTTGTTCTTACCACCAACACTGTCAGTGGGAGTTTCTCTGCTTCTGCTTCTTCAACTTGTGTTAATTCTAATGTTGTTCTTTCTGTGGGGCTTTTGCTCTTTGCTTTCTTTTGAGCTTCATTTTCTGGAATGTGGACCCTTTAATATCACTTCTGTTTGTGTAATGTGAAATTTATGAATTAACTTGTGTGTTGCTGTTATTTACATCTTCCTCTTTCCCCCATCCCCTCACCGTTAGATGCTGTGTGAAATTTGGTATCAAAATTCTTCCTTGTTTGCCATcaatcttcatttttctttttcgacTGTGCTTTTAGTCAAAAACTAGATAAGAGGACGGGCCCAAAGAGGCCCTATAAATAGCAAAAATTCCAGATGGGCCGTTTCTTCCTGCCCTTCATAATTTCAGCTTGCACTCTTCTTTTGCTcgtttaagaataaaaaaaaatggttctTACAATGATGTGTTTAATTTGAATAAGAGTTTGGAAAAACTTTTTATGTCTACACTGTCCAAGATTTATCTCAAAGCTACAAGAAAATAACTGcatattaatttatgaatttgaatttgaacatTTGAGTTTTCTGGTATGTGTTAGAGTTTCTATTca
Protein-coding sequences here:
- the LOC108342353 gene encoding uncharacterized GPI-anchored protein At5g19250, with translation MESLKLSLFLLPLLFAFIAFSNSVLSDDKEDSVLKGINSYRQTKKLTPLVEVSKAKCLAGEVAEEIEKTACENVNQFYPTVSGGGNIPNLRKHIEKCDINITSTTDGVILPVCVRKLEPTIVLSNYTHSDRYAQFLNNSKYSGAGLGSEDDWMVLVLTTNTVSGSFSASASSTCVNSNVVLSVGLLLFAFF